A stretch of Desulfobacter hydrogenophilus DNA encodes these proteins:
- a CDS encoding PQQ-dependent sugar dehydrogenase has translation MQSLKAVSYLSQLVLLLSCNTYSESIVKSIDGNAGSRLFAESYAEFNEPWAMTFLPDGDLLVTEKSGSLILFNVHDRSKVLVGGVPKVAYGGQGGLGDIILHPQFSDNRWIYLSYAEQDASGKKGAVVVRAQFIHESAKPKLEKIEVIWQQKPKVPGNGHYSHRLAFSPDGRLFITSGDRQKQTPAQSWTQDLGKVIRINADGSVPSDNPFQNKGELAKTFWSIGHRNLLGIAFDRQGQLWTHEMGPRHGDEFNLTIGGDNYGWPIVSWGDHYSGIPIPDHDTRPEFNAPELYWVPTVAPSGLIIYNGDMFPKWRDNAFIGGLRSKSLVRIRIDGERAYEVERFAMSKRIREVEQGPRGSIWVLEDKKDGRLLRLTPHE, from the coding sequence ATGCAATCATTAAAAGCTGTTAGTTACCTTTCCCAGTTAGTCCTTTTGCTTTCTTGCAACACCTACAGCGAATCCATTGTTAAATCGATTGACGGTAATGCGGGCTCAAGACTCTTTGCCGAGAGTTATGCAGAATTTAATGAACCTTGGGCCATGACATTTCTCCCGGATGGCGATCTTTTGGTAACTGAAAAAAGCGGTTCGTTAATTCTATTCAACGTGCATGACCGCTCCAAAGTGTTAGTCGGAGGGGTACCCAAGGTCGCTTACGGTGGCCAGGGTGGTCTGGGTGATATAATTCTTCATCCCCAGTTCTCTGACAACCGCTGGATATACCTGTCCTACGCTGAGCAGGATGCGTCAGGAAAAAAGGGCGCGGTAGTTGTCCGGGCTCAGTTTATACATGAGTCTGCCAAGCCGAAACTGGAAAAGATTGAAGTTATCTGGCAGCAAAAGCCAAAGGTCCCAGGCAATGGGCATTACTCACACCGTTTAGCATTCAGCCCGGATGGGCGTTTGTTCATTACTTCCGGTGATCGGCAAAAACAAACCCCAGCCCAAAGCTGGACACAAGATTTGGGCAAAGTTATCAGGATCAACGCGGACGGATCTGTGCCTTCTGACAATCCGTTTCAAAACAAGGGGGAGCTTGCAAAAACATTCTGGTCTATAGGGCATCGGAACCTGCTGGGCATTGCTTTCGACAGGCAGGGGCAACTGTGGACTCACGAAATGGGCCCAAGGCATGGTGATGAATTCAACCTGACCATTGGTGGAGATAATTACGGCTGGCCCATTGTATCCTGGGGCGATCATTACTCAGGAATACCCATTCCTGATCATGATACGCGTCCGGAATTCAATGCACCTGAGTTATACTGGGTTCCAACCGTTGCACCGTCAGGTCTGATTATTTACAACGGGGATATGTTTCCTAAGTGGCGGGATAATGCCTTTATCGGCGGGCTAAGGTCAAAGTCACTGGTACGGATCAGGATTGACGGTGAACGGGCCTATGAGGTCGAACGTTTTGCCATGAGCAAACGTATTCGAGAGGTTGAGCAAGGTCCCAGAGGTTCAATATGGGTTCTCGAGGATAAAAAAGATGGCCGCCTGCTTCGGCTCACGCCACACGAGTGA
- a CDS encoding UDP-glucose dehydrogenase family protein — MKLTIIGTGYVGLVTGACFSEMGSHVTCVDIDRGKIDNLKKGILPIYEPGLESIVLNNYAEGTLEFTTHLAQAAKDCNVFFIAVGTPPGQDGSADLQYVLEVARQIGSVIDDYAVIVDKSTVPVGTADKVRAQVSKELEARGQTIEFDVVSNPEFLKEGAAVNDFLKPDRIIVGADSDRAAKLMRRLYAPFSRNRDKMLFMNVKDAEMTKYAANSMLATKISFMNEISNLCERLGVDVENVRKGIGSDSRIGYSFIYPGCGYGGSCFPKDVKALVKTGRDKGFTPSLLAAVEERNNLQKQVLGGKVINRFGQNLTGRTFGIWGLAFKPGTDDMREASSLVLIKALVDAGARMNVYDPVAMDQAKKEIPVQEQEKISFAQDQYSALDRADACILVTEWKAFRQPDFKKMASLMKERVIFDGRNQYDPDEIKEAGFEYHGIGRELG, encoded by the coding sequence ATGAAATTAACGATTATCGGTACCGGATATGTAGGCCTTGTCACAGGTGCTTGTTTTTCTGAAATGGGAAGTCATGTCACTTGTGTGGACATTGACCGGGGAAAAATAGATAACTTAAAAAAAGGCATTCTTCCTATTTATGAACCAGGCCTTGAGTCCATAGTCCTTAATAATTATGCGGAAGGTACCCTTGAATTTACCACTCATCTGGCCCAGGCCGCAAAGGATTGCAATGTGTTTTTTATTGCCGTGGGCACCCCGCCGGGACAAGATGGCTCGGCTGATCTGCAGTATGTGTTGGAAGTGGCACGGCAGATCGGTTCCGTTATCGACGATTATGCCGTGATTGTGGATAAGTCCACGGTGCCCGTGGGAACGGCAGACAAGGTCAGGGCGCAGGTCAGCAAGGAACTTGAGGCTCGGGGGCAAACCATTGAGTTTGACGTGGTATCAAATCCCGAATTTCTTAAAGAGGGTGCGGCTGTTAATGATTTTCTCAAGCCGGACCGGATTATTGTGGGCGCGGACTCTGACCGGGCTGCAAAGCTGATGCGCAGGCTCTACGCGCCTTTTTCAAGGAACCGGGACAAAATGTTGTTTATGAATGTTAAAGATGCTGAAATGACAAAATATGCGGCCAACTCCATGCTGGCCACAAAGATTTCATTCATGAATGAGATTTCCAATCTGTGTGAACGGTTGGGCGTGGACGTGGAGAACGTGCGAAAGGGGATCGGTTCGGATTCACGCATCGGGTATTCATTTATTTACCCCGGCTGCGGATACGGCGGGTCGTGTTTTCCCAAGGATGTTAAGGCACTTGTGAAAACCGGTAGGGATAAAGGGTTCACTCCCAGCCTCCTGGCAGCGGTGGAAGAAAGAAATAACCTCCAAAAACAAGTACTTGGAGGCAAGGTAATCAATAGATTCGGACAGAATTTGACCGGACGGACATTTGGCATCTGGGGTCTGGCTTTTAAGCCCGGCACCGATGACATGCGTGAAGCCTCTTCCCTTGTATTGATTAAAGCCCTTGTGGATGCAGGGGCTCGGATGAATGTCTATGACCCTGTGGCCATGGACCAGGCTAAAAAGGAGATCCCGGTACAGGAGCAGGAAAAGATTAGTTTCGCCCAGGATCAGTATTCAGCCCTGGACCGTGCGGATGCCTGTATTTTGGTTACGGAGTGGAAGGCCTTCAGGCAGCCGGATTTTAAAAAGATGGCATCCCTGATGAAAGAACGGGTGATTTTTGACGGTAGAAACCAGTACGACCCTGACGAAATCAAAGAAGCCGGGTTTGAGTATCATGGCATAGGACGAGAGTTGGGGTAG
- a CDS encoding universal stress protein, whose amino-acid sequence MKFKKILNPVDGSEHSMRATQYSIELAKQFDSKIILLHCHARFPIVLAEPQFQNVLNEIMKNSEELIKPFEDLLEESGVEYEIRILEGSPAKNIDTVVNVEKINLIVMGSRGVGNIEGLFLGSVAHQVLHKVQCPVFIIK is encoded by the coding sequence ATGAAATTTAAAAAAATTCTTAATCCCGTGGATGGTTCAGAACATTCCATGCGCGCCACCCAATATTCCATTGAATTGGCAAAGCAATTTGATTCAAAAATCATCTTGCTTCACTGTCACGCCAGGTTCCCCATTGTTCTGGCAGAACCGCAATTCCAAAATGTCCTCAATGAAATTATGAAAAATTCTGAGGAACTGATCAAGCCTTTTGAAGATTTATTGGAAGAGAGTGGCGTTGAATATGAAATCCGGATTCTGGAGGGTTCCCCGGCAAAGAATATCGACACTGTAGTGAACGTAGAAAAAATCAATTTAATTGTCATGGGCTCCAGGGGGGTTGGTAATATTGAAGGGCTTTTCCTTGGGTCAGTGGCCCATCAAGTCCTTCATAAGGTTCAATGCCCTGTATTTATAATAAAATAA
- the elbB gene encoding isoprenoid biosynthesis glyoxalase ElbB translates to MGKKIGVLLAGCGVYDGSEIQEAVLTMLYLDQAHADIICMAPNMEQYHVIDHLSGTETAEKRNVLVESARIARGEIKDLKDVQASDMDAIIIPGGFGAAKNLSDFAINNVQAKVHPEVQRIITDMINSKKPVGALCIAPATLTKIIADKQPEVTIGNDIGTADAIKKMGGKHVTCAVDQTHIDKDNKIVTTPAYMLGPNIKDVAVGIEKLVAEVLAMI, encoded by the coding sequence ATGGGCAAAAAAATAGGCGTATTATTAGCAGGGTGTGGCGTATACGATGGTTCTGAAATTCAGGAAGCCGTATTGACAATGCTGTATTTGGATCAAGCCCATGCGGATATTATTTGTATGGCACCGAACATGGAACAATATCATGTCATTGATCATTTATCCGGGACGGAAACTGCCGAAAAAAGGAATGTACTGGTAGAATCTGCACGAATTGCCCGCGGAGAGATTAAGGATTTAAAAGATGTCCAAGCCAGTGATATGGATGCCATCATCATACCGGGTGGGTTTGGTGCCGCCAAAAATTTAAGCGATTTTGCCATTAATAATGTTCAAGCGAAAGTTCATCCGGAGGTTCAACGAATTATAACCGACATGATTAACAGCAAAAAACCTGTTGGCGCCCTTTGTATTGCGCCGGCAACGCTAACTAAGATAATTGCCGACAAACAGCCTGAAGTCACCATTGGAAATGATATAGGAACCGCAGACGCGATCAAAAAAATGGGCGGCAAACATGTGACATGCGCTGTTGACCAAACACATATAGACAAGGATAATAAAATTGTGACAACACCGGCATATATGCTTGGTCCCAATATCAAAGATGTCGCAGTCGGAATTGAAAAATTAGTAGCAGAAGTGCTGGCCATGATATAA
- the pepN gene encoding aminopeptidase N translates to MNEHKKIQLKDYRPFEFIVDHVDLIFDIRDDHTRVTSKLKMRKDPARANETTPLVLNKGTFDIVSVVAGDMVLLPSEYKSDDETFSLLATPDLFELEITNILKPDENTALEGLYRSGNILCTQCEAQGFRNITPYPDRPDVMAPFSCTIVADKARYPVLLSNGNLVKSGDLDNNRHFAVWEDPFKKPCYLFALVAGDLAVLKDQFTTASGRDVALNIYSEKEDIALCSHAMTSLKQAMAWDEKRFGREYDLDLYQIVAINDFNAGAMENKGLNIFNAKYVLADPQTATDDDFMGIQGVIAHEYFHNWTGNRVTLKNWFQLSLKEGLTVFRDQEFSSDMNSRPVKRIRVVKNLMAAQFPEDSGPMTHPVRPDSYIKMDNFYTMTVYEKGAEVIRMIYQLLGQDLFRKGMDLYFEKFDGMAVTLEDFVGVMAKVSGRNLDQFFLWYTQSGTPAVSMTRQYDENTEILSLTFTQTTSPDRNQSEKKPFHIPVRISLINRAGETVKQDALYELTKETDTFKFDNVPADTYPSVFREFTAPVRLTTDFSDQDLAFLMARDTDPFNQWHAAQTLFVNEIKNLVTAIQANKPMTVSSGLVKAFSLALENREKDRAFLSKALTLPLETEIKNHFKIIDVEAIHQARTFLKQTLAKKLASELKTVYEICRSANPDDISGAAMADRSLKNLCLSYLGCLVNKDIQDLVQKQFETAGNMTDEFAAFKILSHMNPDVRDEACHAFYDKWQTRTLVIDKWFSVQAQSSLEDTLDQVKKLTAHKDFTMANPNKVRALIFAFAMNNPMHFHRADGRGYEFVAERILALDKINHQTAARLCSCFNLWKRYDGNRQVMMKKQLETMAGQKELSRNLYEIVSRALE, encoded by the coding sequence ATGAATGAACACAAAAAAATACAATTAAAAGACTACCGGCCTTTTGAATTCATTGTTGACCATGTCGACCTGATCTTTGACATCCGGGATGACCACACCCGGGTGACATCCAAACTTAAAATGAGAAAAGATCCGGCCAGGGCAAATGAAACAACGCCTTTGGTGCTGAACAAGGGAACTTTTGACATTGTTTCCGTGGTTGCCGGCGACATGGTGCTTTTGCCCAGTGAATATAAAAGCGATGATGAAACCTTTAGCCTTCTCGCCACCCCGGATCTTTTTGAGCTTGAAATCACAAACATTCTTAAACCGGATGAAAATACAGCGTTAGAAGGCTTATACCGTTCGGGCAACATTTTATGTACCCAGTGTGAGGCCCAGGGATTTCGCAATATCACGCCCTACCCTGACCGTCCCGATGTGATGGCTCCGTTTTCCTGTACCATTGTGGCGGATAAAGCCCGCTACCCTGTGCTGTTATCCAACGGCAACCTCGTAAAATCCGGAGACCTTGATAACAACCGCCACTTTGCCGTCTGGGAAGATCCCTTTAAAAAACCCTGCTATCTTTTCGCCCTGGTGGCAGGAGATCTTGCCGTATTAAAGGACCAGTTCACAACAGCATCCGGCAGGGATGTGGCCCTTAACATCTATTCCGAAAAAGAAGATATCGCCCTTTGCAGCCATGCCATGACGTCCTTGAAGCAGGCCATGGCATGGGATGAAAAACGGTTTGGCCGGGAATATGATCTGGACTTGTACCAGATCGTGGCTATCAATGATTTTAATGCCGGGGCCATGGAAAACAAGGGACTGAACATATTTAACGCCAAATATGTACTGGCAGATCCGCAAACAGCCACGGACGACGATTTCATGGGCATCCAGGGAGTTATTGCCCACGAATATTTCCACAACTGGACCGGCAACCGAGTCACCCTGAAAAATTGGTTCCAGCTTAGTCTCAAGGAAGGTCTCACTGTTTTCAGGGACCAGGAATTTTCATCGGACATGAACTCACGACCGGTGAAGCGCATCCGTGTTGTAAAAAACCTTATGGCAGCACAGTTTCCCGAGGACAGCGGGCCCATGACCCACCCGGTACGGCCGGACTCATATATAAAAATGGATAACTTTTACACCATGACCGTGTACGAAAAGGGTGCAGAAGTGATCCGCATGATCTATCAACTTTTAGGACAGGATCTGTTTAGAAAAGGCATGGATCTCTATTTTGAAAAATTTGACGGTATGGCCGTAACCCTTGAAGATTTTGTTGGTGTTATGGCAAAGGTGTCCGGCCGCAACCTGGATCAATTTTTCCTGTGGTATACCCAGTCCGGCACACCGGCGGTATCCATGACCCGGCAATATGATGAAAATACAGAAATCCTGTCTTTAACCTTTACCCAGACCACATCCCCGGATAGAAATCAATCCGAGAAAAAACCCTTTCACATTCCTGTCCGGATCTCTTTGATCAACAGGGCCGGGGAAACCGTTAAACAAGATGCACTGTATGAGCTGACAAAGGAAACCGACACCTTCAAATTTGACAATGTACCCGCAGATACATACCCGTCCGTATTCAGGGAATTTACTGCGCCTGTGCGTCTAACCACGGATTTTTCAGATCAAGACCTTGCCTTTCTCATGGCCCGGGATACCGACCCCTTTAACCAGTGGCATGCCGCCCAGACCCTGTTCGTCAATGAGATAAAAAATCTGGTGACGGCTATCCAGGCCAACAAACCCATGACCGTATCATCAGGGCTTGTTAAGGCCTTTTCCCTGGCCCTGGAAAACAGGGAAAAAGACAGGGCGTTTCTTTCCAAGGCCCTTACCCTGCCCCTGGAAACAGAGATAAAGAATCATTTTAAGATCATTGATGTTGAGGCCATCCACCAGGCCAGGACCTTTTTGAAACAAACCCTGGCCAAAAAACTGGCATCAGAATTGAAAACCGTATATGAAATCTGCCGGTCCGCAAATCCCGATGATATTTCAGGTGCGGCCATGGCAGACAGAAGCCTTAAAAACCTTTGCCTTTCCTATCTTGGCTGCCTGGTTAATAAAGATATCCAGGACCTTGTACAAAAACAGTTTGAAACCGCCGGCAACATGACAGATGAATTTGCCGCCTTCAAAATCCTGAGTCACATGAATCCAGACGTGCGTGATGAGGCATGCCACGCATTTTATGACAAATGGCAGACCAGGACCCTGGTTATCGACAAATGGTTTTCTGTCCAGGCCCAATCCAGCCTTGAAGACACCTTAGATCAAGTAAAAAAACTGACCGCACACAAAGATTTTACCATGGCCAACCCCAACAAAGTCCGGGCGCTCATATTTGCCTTTGCCATGAACAATCCCATGCATTTTCACAGGGCTGACGGTCGAGGCTATGAATTTGTGGCAGAACGGATTCTGGCGCTGGATAAAATCAACCACCAGACAGCCGCACGGCTTTGCTCATGTTTTAATCTATGGAAACGCTATGATGGGAACAGACAAGTCATGATGAAAAAACAACTTGAAACCATGGCCGGACAAAAAGAGTTATCCAGAAATCTATATGAAATTGTATCCCGGGCGTTAGAATAG
- a CDS encoding exopolyphosphatase, translating to MRLVTRSDFDGLGCAAILKEKGIIDDITFVHPKDIQDGRIEITCDDILANIPFVPDCGIWFDHHSSEQERKTFGNFEGNSEPSAPSAARVVYEYYGGLKHFKNEHLDDLIRAVDKADAAQFTKEEILNPEGWVLLSFIMDPRTGLGRYKDYRISNYALMMDMIDYCRNKTDKEILEIPDIKERTVRYFEQDKLFRQMLLGNSRMEGNVVILDLREQDEIYTGNRFLLYSLFPDANISIQIMWGFQRRNIVITCGYSIINKTARADVGSLMLKYGGGGHRRVGTCQVPIDTADDVIKVLLGELNKDADPVS from the coding sequence ATGCGTTTGGTTACCCGATCCGACTTTGATGGCCTTGGCTGTGCAGCCATTCTTAAGGAAAAAGGAATTATTGATGACATTACATTCGTCCATCCCAAGGATATTCAGGACGGCAGAATTGAAATAACTTGTGACGATATTCTGGCAAATATTCCTTTCGTTCCGGATTGCGGTATCTGGTTTGATCACCACTCCAGCGAACAGGAACGCAAGACATTCGGTAACTTTGAAGGAAACAGCGAACCGTCGGCGCCAAGTGCTGCCCGGGTTGTTTACGAGTACTATGGCGGGTTGAAGCATTTTAAGAACGAGCACCTTGATGATCTGATCCGTGCCGTTGATAAAGCAGATGCTGCCCAGTTTACAAAAGAGGAAATTCTCAATCCCGAAGGCTGGGTTCTTTTGTCTTTTATCATGGATCCCCGCACCGGCCTTGGACGTTACAAGGATTACCGCATCAGTAACTACGCTTTAATGATGGATATGATTGATTACTGCCGGAATAAGACAGACAAGGAAATCCTTGAAATTCCGGATATCAAGGAACGAACAGTGCGGTACTTTGAACAGGACAAACTATTTCGTCAGATGCTCCTTGGCAATAGCCGCATGGAAGGAAATGTTGTGATTCTTGATCTAAGGGAGCAGGATGAAATCTACACCGGCAACCGGTTTTTATTGTATAGCCTGTTTCCCGATGCGAATATTTCCATACAGATTATGTGGGGCTTCCAGCGTCGGAACATCGTTATTACCTGCGGCTACAGTATTATCAACAAAACCGCCAGAGCTGATGTGGGATCTTTAATGCTTAAATATGGCGGCGGCGGCCACAGGCGTGTGGGAACCTGCCAGGTCCCCATCGACACGGCAGACGATGTTATCAAGGTACTTTTGGGAGAACTGAATAAGGACGCAGATCCTGTTTCATAG
- a CDS encoding SpoIIE family protein phosphatase translates to MTNKITESILLVDDQPANLQVLMNTLKSLGCKLLVAKNGETALTIAQKMRPDLILLDIMMPGIDGFEVCRRLKANPDTQKIPVIFLSALDDTGDKVRGLQLGAVDYVAKPFQPEEVIARVNTHLTIHRLNYEVQKQRDELEHELQVVSQLQRNLLPERLPQVHGLKLAVHYETSRYAGGDYYDFMTLPGDLLGVLIADAEGHSAPAAVMMAMTCALFRSCSTDLNEPDKVLSFINENLCKVNRESFVTAAYAVYDTACRTLRIASAGHPLPILYRYSEKTATEIPCDSVMLMGFTPYTEVPVSEVVLYPGDRILFYTDGATDRFNTSEERYGTNRLLRQFTNAAADDPEVILKEIVDDISQFAGDCAADDDQAMVVIVVD, encoded by the coding sequence ATGACAAACAAGATCACGGAATCTATTCTCCTGGTTGACGACCAACCTGCGAACCTTCAGGTATTGATGAACACTCTAAAAAGTCTTGGCTGCAAGTTGCTGGTCGCCAAAAATGGCGAGACGGCCTTGACCATTGCCCAGAAAATGCGGCCGGATCTCATTTTGCTGGATATAATGATGCCGGGAATCGACGGATTTGAGGTATGTCGACGGCTAAAAGCGAATCCGGACACCCAGAAAATTCCGGTAATCTTTCTTTCCGCCCTCGATGATACCGGAGACAAGGTACGCGGGCTTCAGCTGGGGGCGGTGGACTATGTAGCCAAACCCTTTCAGCCCGAAGAGGTCATTGCCCGCGTGAATACCCACCTAACGATCCATCGGCTCAATTACGAGGTGCAAAAGCAAAGGGATGAGCTGGAGCATGAGCTGCAGGTCGTCTCCCAACTTCAACGTAACCTTCTGCCCGAACGTTTGCCCCAGGTTCACGGGTTGAAATTGGCAGTGCACTATGAAACCAGCCGTTATGCCGGTGGTGACTACTATGATTTTATGACGCTGCCTGGGGATCTTCTGGGCGTTCTGATCGCCGATGCGGAAGGCCACAGTGCTCCTGCCGCTGTCATGATGGCTATGACCTGCGCCCTGTTTCGTTCCTGTTCCACCGACCTGAATGAGCCGGATAAAGTACTCTCCTTCATCAACGAAAATTTATGCAAGGTGAACAGGGAAAGTTTTGTAACGGCAGCCTATGCTGTTTATGACACCGCCTGCAGGACCCTCAGGATCGCCAGTGCAGGCCATCCGCTCCCCATACTCTATCGATATTCGGAAAAAACTGCGACCGAAATCCCCTGTGACAGCGTTATGCTGATGGGATTTACTCCTTATACCGAAGTGCCGGTTTCCGAAGTCGTCCTTTATCCCGGTGACCGCATTCTGTTTTATACGGATGGGGCCACCGACCGATTCAATACATCCGAGGAACGTTACGGGACAAACCGCCTGCTGCGGCAATTTACAAACGCCGCCGCCGATGACCCCGAAGTCATTCTTAAGGAGATTGTCGATGACATCTCGCAGTTCGCAGGAGACTGCGCGGCCGATGATGATCAGGCCATGGTAGTTATCGTTGTTGATTAG
- a CDS encoding NAD-dependent epimerase, which translates to MNILITGAAGFIGSALSLRLLNDGHRVWGIDNLNDYYDVNLKKDRLARLSGYPDFKFILLDLADRPNMAKLFEENAFDCVVNLAAQAGVRYSLENPASYVDANLVGFGNILEGCRHGGVKHLVFASSSSVYGLNTHMPFSVRHNVDHPVSLYAASKKANELMAHSYSYLYNLPVTGLRFFTVYGPWGRPDMALFLFTKAILADEPIKVFNNGEMQRDFTYIDDIVEGVVRVMDKVPEPDPAWSGKNPIPSSSCVPYRIYNIGNNDSVPLMDFVHAIEDALGKKATIDYLPMQAGDVPATWADVDDLIAATGFKPETSVKQGIQAFVDWYKKYYA; encoded by the coding sequence ATGAATATATTGATCACTGGTGCAGCCGGGTTTATCGGGTCTGCGCTTTCTTTGCGGCTGTTGAATGACGGTCACCGTGTATGGGGGATTGATAATCTCAATGATTATTATGATGTGAATCTGAAAAAAGACCGACTGGCGCGTTTGTCCGGGTATCCGGATTTCAAATTTATTCTTCTGGATCTTGCCGACCGGCCCAACATGGCCAAGCTGTTTGAGGAAAATGCCTTTGACTGCGTGGTGAACCTGGCGGCTCAGGCTGGGGTTCGGTACAGCCTTGAAAATCCGGCCTCCTATGTGGATGCCAATCTGGTGGGGTTTGGCAATATTCTTGAAGGCTGCCGCCATGGCGGCGTCAAGCATCTTGTGTTTGCATCTTCAAGTTCGGTGTATGGTCTGAATACACATATGCCTTTTTCGGTTCGCCATAATGTGGATCATCCGGTCAGCCTGTATGCGGCTTCAAAAAAAGCCAATGAACTCATGGCCCATTCTTACAGTTATCTGTATAATCTGCCGGTAACAGGGCTGCGGTTTTTTACTGTGTATGGTCCCTGGGGCAGGCCTGATATGGCGTTGTTCCTCTTCACAAAGGCCATTTTAGCTGACGAGCCCATCAAGGTGTTTAACAATGGTGAGATGCAGCGGGATTTTACCTATATTGACGATATTGTGGAAGGGGTGGTCCGGGTGATGGATAAGGTTCCTGAGCCTGATCCGGCCTGGAGCGGCAAAAATCCCATTCCTTCAAGCTCGTGTGTGCCTTACAGGATCTACAATATTGGTAATAATGATTCTGTGCCGTTGATGGACTTTGTCCATGCCATTGAAGATGCCTTGGGCAAAAAAGCAACAATTGACTATCTGCCCATGCAGGCCGGCGATGTGCCTGCCACCTGGGCTGATGTGGATGATCTTATTGCCGCCACCGGGTTTAAGCCTGAAACGTCTGTAAAACAGGGGATTCAGGCTTTTGTGGACTGGTATAAGAAATACTATGCCTGA